One region of Triticum aestivum cultivar Chinese Spring chromosome 6B, IWGSC CS RefSeq v2.1, whole genome shotgun sequence genomic DNA includes:
- the LOC123133659 gene encoding uncharacterized protein: MPSLQKALPPELADNALRLFRECLRRAKFIGNQQHNTGLLVSMVRQQFKKNMHETDPEKIQKMKDDAARGLINHIIYESEKMTGRKFSG, translated from the exons ATGCCTTCACTGCAAAAAGCTCTGCCTCCAGAACTTGCTGATAATGCACTCAGA TTATTCCGCGAATGCTTAAGGAGGGCTAAGTTCATTGGCAATCAG CAACACAACACGGGGCTTCTCGTTTCCATGGTGAGGCAACAGTTCAAGAAAAACATGCATGAGACTGATCCAGAGAAGATACAGAAGATGAAGGACGA TGCGGCAAGGGGCCTTATCAATCACATCATATACGAGTCCGAGAAGATGACAGGGCGCAAGTTCTCGGGTTAA
- the LOC123133658 gene encoding uncharacterized protein, producing the protein MAGQSPNQVSSAEAILVGALSSGVNAPTWVVLQITFLLLAFCFTAMLYLAFFSSDFVIVGHVLLLITIGVVLFVLLNRFLAETGFVPVEQQMQEIGIHKPEATEKDKSN; encoded by the exons ATGGCAGGACAATCGCCAAATCAAGTATCATCAGCTGAAGCTATCTTGGTGGGAGCCTTGTCCTCTGGTGTTAAT GCTCCCACGTGGGTCGTGCTCCAGATCACATTTTTGCTACTGGCATTCTGCTTCACCGCCATGCTCTACCTAGCCTTTTTCTCAAGCGACTTTGTGATCGTCGGGCACGTCCTTCTGCTCATAACCATCGGCGTGGTTCTATTCGTGCTCCTCAACAG GTTCCTCGCGGAGACTGGCTTCGTCCCGGTCGAACAGCAGATGCAGGAGATAGGGATCCACAAACCAGAAGCCACAGAGAAAGACAAGAGCAACTGA